CAAATTAGGCTTAAGTTCCATTAGTACTTTCATTGGGAACCCGCTAATGATGGATGAACATACTAAGAAGAAAACAAGACTCATTTATGCTAGATTTTGTGTCGAGATTAACTTTGGTTGCTCATTCCCTAGCATAATTCCTCTTTGGATTGATGGTATTCATATTATGGATCTACCCGTGGAGTACCAATGGAAACCATCCAAGTGCATTAAATGCGTACTATTTGGTCACTCAGTAACATGTGTGAAGAACAAAGCTCAATGAAATTCCAAGGAAAACCAAATACATTCTAAGTCAGGTTCAAAGGAAAAGGAATCAGATATTGCATTAGAGAATAGTAGTAAAGATAGTGATGAGGCTGTCGGAGTTGAAATTCCTACCAGGAACTTGCAGCCAAATGTGGAAGACATGCAACAATTGTTGCAGGAAAAAGTTGTAGGTGAAAGAAATGTAATTGACGATGTCAACCATAGTGTAGGAGTTACGGATACTGCGAATTTAGAGGTGCTGAACTTAAATGGGGTTGTAGGAGTCTCAAAGAAAACTGTAGAGAGTGGTGACATAATTGAAGAGCCTTTTATTAAAAGTAAGACGTACGCTAGAAAGAATAAAAACTCAGGAAAGAAGGGTAATGCACATGATCAAATTCCAATATGTTACTTGAATCCCTATAATATTTTAGATCATATCACGAAACGGTAATTTTAGATATTCCTAAGAGCAGGGAAATGATTCAAGAGTAAAGAAGGATTATGATATAGCTCAAGTCTTTGTAGAGAATCTTCCAGAAATTTTGGAAGATGACCCTGAAGTAGATACATGTGAAGATTCTAATAAAGAATCTGAATATGAGACAGACAATGATGTCTTGAATGTCGCAAAGATAAAGTCAGTTGGAGAGGTCAATCGGTGGAAACCAATGTATAAAGAACAAAACATGGACAAATTTATGAAGTTTAGTTCATTTACCAGTCTTCCTCGTGGAGGTAAAAAAATCGAGGTTAAGAAAATCCTTGAAGGGATTGTAAATTCTTTCCACTTCTCGAAAAAAATCAAGGATTTGGGTAGAGGAAAAAAACCCtatacccaagaagaagttataggAATTGGTGTGTGTTTAGGCTTGTCATTATGTGGCTGAGCAGTTGTCTTCTTATCTGTTTTCATTGCAGCTTGTAATTGGGTAGGCTTTTGCCTTCTCTTGTTGCGCTTAGGCACCTCTTATCCtgtatttctctttttctttttcaataaaattttaatcttttaagtgtcaaaaaaataaatatatttcatCCAATTTTCACATTGTTGATTTCCCCACTACAAAGTTCTCGATTATATGATACTTGTGTATTTCCTataaaaatttaatttttcattCGTGTGGtgatgaaaatttgatttttcactCATGTGTTgatgaaaattttgtttttcactcaATGATAAATTAAATTTTCACcataaaaaaaatttgaatttcacaTATTTGACCCAATTTTATAAGGGTGACAAATGGAGTTTATCCATTAGTAGGGAAAATTAATTTCTTACAAAAAATCGGTGAAAAATATAATTTTCCCAGGAAATTTAGAATTTTCACCGCctcaaaatgaaaattttaaacGTTTTTTAAATATTTTCTATGCTGGATAATTTGAGTTTTCATAGGAATTATGGAGTAATTTTAGGGGAGTATTATGAGAGAGTTGTTTTAGGGATTAATTAttattagaaaatattttttactAGTTTAGGTGAGTGTTTTTAGGAATTAACCCTAactactttttttgtttttttttctcaaataaaAAGAGCCGCCGTGGCAAATTATTAAAAATCGAATTTAGATACAACATCGGTGGAGGGAAGCCTAGCGACAAGCTGAgccccaacacctttttgaatggaAATACCTAAGTAATAAAAAAAGTGAATTGCCAATCTTGTAAATAAATTTTGAACTGTGTAAAAGGTTAGTTTTGTAATTAAGTcgtattttaattatatatgggtTTCTTACATCTAGAATCTTAATGGTGGGTTTCTGATATCAAAAAATTGGAAAACGGGCTAGAAAAAAATTCCCTATGtaatatccattatgcaaactaccacaaaggatacataaacTTTATGTAACCATATTTTCGGTTTatacatcaactaattttcctttACAATTAATAACACGATTTATACCcttcgtttcaagaaaagtgatactttcactttagatACAAATTTTCTTTTATAGTCCAATTACAGcagtgtttcttttttttttcggtCGGCCTCCGTACCATGGTAGCGATCATCCAATTATTCTTTAATTGTAACTTTTTGTTAATTTGCTTGATTTTTCTGTTGAAATTCATAATACTGGAGGTTGTTTTATCTGGCTTTTGAGATTCATCATAGTACAATACTGCCACTGAATCTGGTAGTGAACTtgaagtgaattttttttttgatcgatcaaagaGGATAGAATAAAAGACACACAAGCCGTGTGCAGGCGATTACAAACAAAAGAGAGCGAAAAGTTCAAAGAAAAGACAACAAAGCAAAAGCTAAAGCTAAAGTCACAATAATTCAAGGTACATAGTGAATCAACCAAAGAAGATACGGCTTGAGGTTATCCACTATTAATTAGTAGACCCATCAATATCCTCTGTAACTAACCCGTCATGATTTTTCACGAGATCACCAAACATTTTTTCACGATTTTTCTTTAAAAGGGAAAGTCTAAACCCCACGAAGAATGATACTCCAAGAGTTTGTTAGCTGAAACAGTACCACTTGGGAACATACATGGAACAAAGAAAGCAAAGCAGGTGGTAGAGGAGGTTATGGTGGTGTGTTAAAAAAATTGAGTTGTTATGGTGGTTTGTATTATAATTAAATGACATGTTCTCTTTGGAGGTTTGGAGCTTCAAGATGGAAATTGAGCCGAAACATAAGAAGATAAAAGAAATTGAGTTTAGTGGTTGTAAGCTTAAAGTTAGGATCCGACATCATTTTCATTGAGAAACCATATTTTAAGTGGTTAAATCGATATTCAAGCGAATAAAATTGATAACACAATGATTTATTGCGGGCCAGTATGTTGAGAAGCATTTATCatctttaagaaaataaaaataaatagaagATGAGAAGCATCCAAAATtaaaagcaaataaagaaatCTAATTATTCAATTTCTTACTTAAAAGGAACAACGTGTTTGTTTGAAGGAGTTAGAGACCGGGTAATCTAATTCTTAGGGGTAATATTTACTCTATGTAATTAAGAATTTTAATTTATAGGAATCTAATCCTCTCCAAAACAATAGATTTTCATTACATTGGTCCAATATTGCAACGGAATTGGATTCATCCGTAAAAATAGATGTAATTGAATTACTTCAACCAAACATGAATTACATgaatttttaggatttgaatcGAATTAGTTCTGATTCCTAGAATTGGATTACCCCATTATTGAATTCCTAGCTTTTCGATTATCCCAACCGAACAAGGTGAAAGTCAAAaagaaaacaagagaaaaaaGAAGGTGAAAGGCATTTAGAATTAACGACAAATCAAGTCCTTTGTTATCTTTTGTGAACTTCTCCGATCAATAATCCAACCAGGTCAACTTTTTAATTGGGACCCATTTAATTTAATAGGACCAAAGTATCCTGTTTGGTTTCGGTTCTAATTAGCAATTCGATGTGCAGCGAACCTGTAAAAATACACGCATTAATCGGCTAGGTAAAATGTAAATTCCATAAACTATACAGACAAAAATGCATAATACGATCAAAGTCCGGGAATTTATTTATTTGCGCGTAATGCTTTTCACAAATATAAATGTGGCTTAGCGTATATCAATAGGATGATTTCTGGCCGAGAATAATGTATATGGGAGATAAATGGCAAAGATTAGCAAATGGTTCAGTGGCTAAGATGTTATCCTTGTGTGATCTGCAGGTCCGATCAAGCAGAACGTAATGTAGTTGGTGGGCTTGATGACGTTGAAAGTGAGCCCAATAAACACCTTATAAATTAGGGGGCATGTCTATTACTTGATCCCTTGAACAACAAAAAGCAGGGAAAAAGAaaacgaaagaagaagaaaaaagatggaTCCAAAACTTACAGAGGTTGTTCAATCCTTCGAGAGATTCAAAGCTGCATTAGTAAGAAACGATTTGGAAACAAGCAATAATCTCCTCTCTCAGCTCAAGGTAACAATATCTTCACTCACTTGATCTCCcaattccaaaaccctagttttttctgatttttttttttgttctttttcttccgTAGATCTAAgaccttttgttttgtttttaggtaATGTTGACAGGATTCAGAAGTCTTCCACCATTGCTAGAAGAAACACCAAATTCAGTTCAGGAATTGACTATAGCAAGTAAGCAGTAGTAAGCTTGATTTTATAAGAGTTAACTCACCCGATTCactgtctttttttctttttagggtttttgattttaatttgatgatgtttaattttttttgcagGGGATATATATGAGCGTGCTGTTGTGCTAAGTGTGAAAGCAGAAGATCAAGATGCATTTGAGAGAGATTTCTTtcagttgaagccttattatGTTGATACAGCGTAAGTGTatattatctttttattgattttgaACACACAATAGAGAAAATTCTAGGTTCAAGCCTTTTAGTTGAATGAAAACTCGAATTGGGACTTTGAGTTTATCCATGTAGCTTTGGTTCTAGCTCTTTGAAGCCGTATGAGCTGATTAAAATTAGTTCAGGGAAATTCAGAATGGGGATTTTTGAGTTGACCCTAGCTTTGATTTTAGCTCTTTGTAGCTATATGAGCTGATAGGGTTTGAATTGGTATCCTTAGTTTGCTATTACTTGAAGAATGAGACATGTTTGAGACTTTGAGTTTGTCTGTTGTTCTAGCTCTGGTTTTAGCTCTTTGAAACCATATGTTTAGCTATATCAGCTGATAGGATTTGAATTGGTATCCTTAGTTTGCTATTTCTTGAAGAGTGAGACATGTTTGAGACTTTGAGTTTATTGTTCTAGCTCTGGTTTTAGCTCTTTGAAACCATATGTGCAGCTATATGAACCGACAGGATTGGAATTAGTTTACGAAAACTTAGAATGGGGATAGTCGAGGTTATCCATAGCTTTGATTTTGGATCTTTGCAGCTATATGCTGATAGATTTGAACTGGTATCCTTAATTTGCTATTTCTTGAAGAATGAAATATGTTAGAGACTTTGAGTTCACACTTTTGCAAATTCTTTTTATTGTTTGAACAGTGGACGGCTCCCACCATCAGCACAGGAGTATCCTATCTTGGGGCTTAACCTTCTAAGGCTCCTTGTCCAGAATAGGATTGCCGAGTTTCATACTGAGTTAGAGATTCTTTCTCCTGGGGCTATGGAGAATCTCTGCATCAAGCATGCTGTGGAATTGGAGCAATCCTTCATGGAAGGGGCCTATAACCGTGTTCTGAGCGCTAGGAAAACTGTTCCACATGAGACCTATGTGTACTTCATGGATCTTCTAGCAAAGACAGTCAGGTAATCCTATTGTTCCCTTTGAATATATCAAAAGTTAAAGGAGTTTTATTTTAATTCAATTTGTAAGTAGAATTTATAATATTAGTGTAACTGAGGTGCAGTTACATATTGAGTATCATAATTAATGTATGCCAAAACCAAGTAGTTTACCACTAAAAAGGCATACTAGGTGAAATCGGTTTTTTATGTAACTTATAGTCTCCCTAGCAAAGAAAATAGCTTGCCTGTTTTATGCCGTAGAAGAGAAACTAAAAAAAGCATGTAGTTACTGTTTAGTGCTTAGCTGCTCCTTTCAGCCTGCACTGTGGACCATTCCGCCATGCGATTCCTTTTGTTTAGTTTGCTGTTTATGATGCTGGTAACTGCTCCACATTTTCATCAATGTAGCAGTATGTGCTCTCTAATTCTGCGGCCTACTGCACATCCTCCACTGTGTTGCTGCTCTGTTTTCTTCACCCTCTAGCTCTAGTACATGCACCTGAATGATTATCTTATCAAACTGCCCTGTTCTAGGGTTGAATATTATATTTCACTATGGTTTCATTGTCTAGTGAGGTTCTGCCGCTAGTTATCCGTGCTGTTTACAAAAGGAGATGCGATTATTTCGTTCACAAAATTCATGATAAGCTTTGAACTCAACAGGAGGCTGCATTTAGAGCCAAAGACTCTACAATGCTTATCCTCCCAGATGCACCAGCATTTTGCTCCCTGTTATGATTATAGGGAAAGCTGACTTTCATCTAGTAGACTTGGCCTAAAGTTAACAAGGGTAAAAGTAGGGACAACCACTTATTATCATTGCCTTGATTTGACCCTTTCCTGTATTTTCTCCCTTTATAGAGATGAAATAGCTGGATGTAGCGAGAAGGCATATGATTATCTGTCACTTGCCGATGCCAAACAGATGTTGATGCTGTCTTCCGACAAAGAGTTGTCTGCATACGTCACAGAGGTGGGTAACATTTCGTGAATATTATATGATTGCACTTGATTCTCCTGttatttatcttttcattttgTAAACAAGATGAAAACTTAGAAATCAAAATTTAAGTTTGAGTTTTAACCAACTTGATTTCATAACTTACATACAACAAGCATGTTCGGTAATTTGCTCATGTTCTAGTTTGGTCACATGTCACGCCCTCTTTATGCCATTATACTATACTATATATTTGCTTCCTACTTATATATGATGGCTCAATTTCTGTGGAGCTGTGCTCTGTGGTAAGTGTTTATAATAACTCATTCTCGGTCGCATTGTAAACGAAGTGTGCTCTGTGCTTAGGACTTTTCTATTATCTTACTATACTAATGTAAAGCTTCCTTTTCTGGTGTAACCCTGATAGTACAAAACTACCCCTCCACGTTTTTGTCTTTTGACTAGGTTAATAGAATGAAGCAGGGTATCATAGAAATGTTCATTGATGCTCTTCCATATTCCGTCTTGAAACAAAGAAGGATCCCTTTTAAAGAGAATTCCGACAAATTCCTTAAATCTTACGATTTTGATTTCATTAATTTCAGAACACCAACACCGACCGCACAAACCTTAAGtctggattttgatttttgtttgtctTCTTCTAATTGGTTCATTTTTAGTTCTGAATTTTGGTTCCAAGTTTCTAGCTTCTCAAAGTTGTAAAGTGAGTGTACCACCATTTAAATCATATACATAATCATATAGAACAATAGGAGGAGCAGAAAAATCTTATTTCACCAAGACTCTAATTGAGAAGTAGACCTAATGTTAGGGTTAATGCAAATGTTGTGAACATTAGCAGGCTAGGAAGCGAAATTGAGAATGAATTGTAAGAACTTGATATGATTCGGCCTTCCATAGCTAACTGCAACGGTCCATCTTGATTATATTCTTGAGCATGAGAAGTCAGAACACAAGTACATAAGGCTTGACAATTTTATATTGTTATAATTTGTATAGAAAATGAGTGGTGTCATGCATGCAACGACTTTAGATTGTTGAAACATTTTCATTCATGTCGCAAGCGCATTGCACATGAGATTTCACTAGTCTTGTTAGTACTACTTTACTTAATGATTATTTGAACTTCAATCCTTGCAGGAGCGACCAGACTGGGAGATCAAGAATGGTGTTGTGTATTTCCAGAAGGCAAAAGAATCAGCACCTTGCAAGGAGATTCCTTCCATGCCACTCATCAATCAAACCCTCAGTTACGCCAGAGAGCTGGAGAGAATCATTTGAAAACACTACTTGCATAACGGAATCATGTTGTTCAACTGAAAACGAATCAGACCTCCTGTGTCATTCTTATCATCTTTTTCAATAGGTCTTGTACAACTCTTTATGGTCAATGTTTATTAACAAAGATTTGATTACCTTTCATAAAGGGTAAAATTAAAAGATACACCTTGATATGCTGATGACCACTTCTGAGATTTCGATTTTCAGTAGTAATTTTTGTTTCAGAGTTGCTAGTATGTTCGTTCTTCTAATATTATATTGTAGGAAGTAATCATCAATGTTAGAATGTGTGGTGTCCTTTTAAGTTCCAAATCTCATATAAGCATAGAGCTATGATAAAGACTTCAGCAAAATAGCTACTTAAGTTCTAAATCTCATTTAAGTTCTGAATCTCATGCGTAGAATAATCTATTTGCATAAAAGAAGATAAACCCGAGTACATGGGACTAAAGTTGCATCACTTTAAATAGATTGAATAACAAGCTCCTAACTTTGAACCGCTTGTACTAACCAGTTAACACTAACAAGCACTCACCGGTCACCACGACCACTACTGAAAAGATTTTGAATTCCTCCTGCTCATGTTTAATATACGTAGAATGTGCTTAGAGGTGAGATAAAGCGCGCTGTCCTGTCGATTGCCTCAAGGTCAACCATATTTCCATTATCTGTATTTGCATAGACAAAATATCTGCCTGCATCTGGCCATAAATCCTTTTTAATCAACTCTGCAACCTCATCATAAGCCTTCATTGCACATCAAAGATTAGTAAACCAGGTAAAGAAGCTTGTTCCAGTGTCGGTAAATTCTCGTCTATTTCGACTTGTTATGTCCATGCCATCTTTCCAGTGGGTATCGCTGACACTAATGTTCACTTTATTTTCAGTGTATCCTTGTAGTGGATTAATACTCACGATAGTGTATGATATCATCTTTACCAGACTATCGTTTTCAAAGTACGGATTCGTATCGAATTCCAACGTAATTGTGTACCCAGATACAACACCTTTAGCATCTTCAGTCTCTTCAACGTCTACAGACTTAAGATATCTGAATATCTTCCGATCTTCACTACTCAAGAGATGGTGAAGCGCATAATGACTTGAAAAAGCAATTAACCAGAAATAAGGAATGCGTTCGATAATTTCGCTCCGTCGCTCGTAAATTTGTCTCCTCGAACTTTCACACTCCCTGTGCACTTCTCTCTCGCCCTTCTGTAACACCAATTGCTGCTCATGTCCCATTGTGTACTTTTCCTTGCTTGCCTGAAATTCAGCCCTTTGGAGC
This genomic stretch from Papaver somniferum cultivar HN1 chromosome 5, ASM357369v1, whole genome shotgun sequence harbors:
- the LOC113284435 gene encoding 26S proteasome non-ATPase regulatory subunit 8 homolog A-like, with the protein product MDPKLTEVVQSFERFKAALVRNDLETSNNLLSQLKVMLTGFRSLPPLLEETPNSVQELTIARDIYERAVVLSVKAEDQDAFERDFFQLKPYYVDTAGRLPPSAQEYPILGLNLLRLLVQNRIAEFHTELEILSPGAMENLCIKHAVELEQSFMEGAYNRVLSARKTVPHETYVYFMDLLAKTVRDEIAGCSEKAYDYLSLADAKQMLMLSSDKELSAYVTEERPDWEIKNGVVYFQKAKESAPCKEIPSMPLINQTLSYARELERII